In the genome of Nicoliella spurrieriana, the window GATACGGAAATATCACTCGCCAGTTAATCTTGGCATTAAGCGATTTCATACCATTCACTTCCCTGATTAAAATGCGTAAAAAATAAGGTAATTGAATGGGGCGCACCCGATCAATTACCCTATTTTAAAAAATTAGTCGTCTAATTTAGTCTTGTTAGTAACCTTAAGCTTATCATCAAAGTCATAAACAACTGGTTCACCAGTCTTCATTTCTAAGTCCATGATATCATCATCACTGATTCGTTCAATGTACTTACTCAAAGCACGAAGTGAATTTCCATGAGCTGCAATAATAACGTTCTTGCCGTCTAATAACTTAGGTGCGATTTGGTCTTCCCAAAGGGGCATCACTCTTTCGAGGGTTACCTTGAGGTTTTCACCTGCAGGAATTAAGTTTGGATCTAAGTCGGCGTAACGACGGTCTTTCTTAGCAGAGTAAGGAGAGTCATCTGGAAGCAATGGAGGAAGTGTATCGTATGAACGACGCCAAATGTGGACTTGTTCGTCTCCATATTGTTCAGCAGTTTCTTTCTTGTTAAGTCCTTGTAACTTTCCGTAATGACGTTCGTTTAAACGCCAAGTCTTAGTTTCAGGAACCCACAATTGGTCTGATTCTTCTAAAGCAAAGTGTAAAGTCTTGATTGCACGGGTCAATACTGAAGTGAAGGCATAGTCAAATTCAAGACCGTGTTCCTTCAATAATTTACCTGCGTTTTTGGCTTCTTCAACACCCTTGTCGCTTAAATCAACGTCAACCCAACCAGTAAATTGGTTAGATAGGTTCCATTGACTTTGTCCATGACGAATTAATACAAGTTTTGCCATAAGTTCCAAACCTCTTTCTATTTATAATTAAATTAATACAGAATTCATAATAATGATACACCATCTACCGTTATTTTTCAGTAGATTTAGATTTTTTTATAATTTTAACTTCATCATTAGCTGGATTATCGACCCGCTGCACATTTAGAATATGAAGAATAAATGTAAAAATTGGAACTGAAACGATTAATCCCCAACCACCAAATATTTTTTCACCAACAATTAAGACTACAAACGTATAAAAAATTGGTAGCTTAGTTCGTGATGACATAAACTTGGGGTTCAA includes:
- a CDS encoding 2,3-diphosphoglycerate-dependent phosphoglycerate mutase; its protein translation is MAKLVLIRHGQSQWNLSNQFTGWVDVDLSDKGVEEAKNAGKLLKEHGLEFDYAFTSVLTRAIKTLHFALEESDQLWVPETKTWRLNERHYGKLQGLNKKETAEQYGDEQVHIWRRSYDTLPPLLPDDSPYSAKKDRRYADLDPNLIPAGENLKVTLERVMPLWEDQIAPKLLDGKNVIIAAHGNSLRALSKYIERISDDDIMDLEMKTGEPVVYDFDDKLKVTNKTKLDD